A single region of the Salarchaeum japonicum genome encodes:
- a CDS encoding M20 family metallopeptidase yields MTPIDFLERAVRTPSHESVDAMRDLLLDELVDHDPAVDDAGNVLASRGSGRPHVVLNTHIDTVPPHVPANRDGDTLHGRGSCDAKGPLAALVAAFDRVQPDSGRVTLAVTPDEETDSTGAHALELDDVDGYIVGEPTSLNACTSARGRFQGTVELDGEGAHAAQPNEGVNAIRAAAPVLDAIDAYDAERGPSRHDELGPPTLVATKIRGGEATNRVPSEATVTFDRRSVPPETEAEFFAGFADRVGVAVPDDVTATVARAERDTPFLEAFHTPSDASVVRALVAAGAGSPRPFGAATEASYFAADAPTVVFGPGDLAVAHASDEHVELPDVERAADILEGALSELVG; encoded by the coding sequence GTGACACCTATCGACTTCCTCGAACGCGCGGTTCGCACGCCCTCCCACGAGAGCGTGGACGCGATGCGCGACCTCCTCCTGGACGAACTCGTCGACCACGACCCCGCGGTGGACGACGCCGGGAACGTGCTCGCCTCCCGGGGGTCGGGCCGGCCGCACGTCGTCCTGAACACCCACATCGACACCGTGCCGCCGCACGTTCCCGCCAATCGCGACGGCGACACCCTCCACGGACGGGGGTCGTGCGACGCGAAAGGGCCGCTCGCCGCATTGGTCGCGGCGTTCGACCGCGTCCAGCCCGACTCGGGCCGGGTGACGCTCGCGGTCACGCCCGACGAGGAGACGGACTCCACCGGCGCGCACGCCCTCGAACTCGACGACGTGGACGGATACATCGTCGGCGAACCCACGAGCCTGAACGCCTGCACGAGCGCCCGCGGCCGCTTCCAGGGCACCGTCGAACTCGACGGCGAGGGCGCGCACGCCGCCCAACCGAACGAGGGCGTGAACGCGATTCGGGCCGCCGCGCCCGTCCTCGACGCCATCGACGCCTACGACGCCGAGCGCGGGCCGAGCAGACACGACGAACTGGGGCCGCCGACGCTCGTCGCCACCAAGATTCGGGGCGGCGAGGCGACGAACCGCGTCCCGAGCGAGGCCACCGTGACGTTCGACCGGCGGAGCGTCCCGCCCGAGACCGAGGCCGAGTTCTTCGCCGGGTTCGCAGACCGCGTCGGCGTCGCCGTCCCCGACGACGTGACCGCGACCGTCGCGCGCGCCGAGCGCGACACGCCGTTCCTCGAAGCCTTCCACACCCCGAGCGACGCGAGCGTCGTTCGGGCGCTCGTCGCGGCCGGCGCGGGTAGTCCGCGGCCGTTCGGCGCGGCCACCGAGGCCTCCTACTTCGCCGCGGACGCGCCGACCGTCGTCTTCGGCCCCGGCGACCTCGCCGTCGCCCACGCAAGCGACGAACACGTCGAACTCCCGGACGTGGAACGCGCCGCCGACATCCTCGAAGGCGCGCTCTCTGAACTCGTCGGATAG
- the dapF gene encoding diaminopimelate epimerase gives MIPYDLYHGTSNDFAIVDANAHHVPDRSAFAASLCADLGIDGVLFLAINDATRPPRAVMTLVQPDGGTAAMCGNGARCAARWVAARTDADEVMLDTQAGTRRTVVDGDDVAVEMGAPAFDPAAVPVTGDSPLVREDIAGYTVTAVNTGVPHAVAFVDDVDAIDIAADAPPIRHHDRFPEGANATFAEETETGFRQRTFERGVEGETQSCGTGAVAVAVVAAREGRVPENATVSVSPPGGTLTIELDGDTAVLHGPTTVVGDGEADATPARQVDT, from the coding sequence ATGATTCCCTACGACCTCTACCACGGCACCAGCAACGACTTCGCCATCGTCGACGCGAACGCACACCACGTCCCCGACCGCAGCGCGTTCGCGGCGTCGCTGTGCGCCGACCTCGGCATCGACGGCGTGCTCTTCCTCGCGATAAACGACGCCACCCGCCCGCCGCGCGCGGTGATGACGCTCGTCCAGCCGGACGGCGGTACGGCCGCGATGTGCGGGAACGGCGCGCGCTGCGCCGCGCGCTGGGTCGCCGCGCGCACCGACGCCGACGAGGTGATGCTCGACACCCAGGCCGGCACCCGCCGCACCGTCGTGGACGGCGACGACGTGGCCGTCGAGATGGGCGCGCCCGCGTTCGACCCCGCGGCCGTCCCCGTTACTGGCGACAGCCCGCTGGTTCGCGAGGACATCGCGGGCTACACCGTCACCGCCGTGAACACCGGCGTCCCGCACGCCGTCGCGTTCGTGGACGACGTGGACGCCATCGACATCGCCGCGGACGCGCCCCCGATTCGCCACCACGACCGCTTCCCCGAGGGCGCGAACGCGACGTTCGCGGAGGAAACCGAGACGGGATTCCGCCAGCGGACGTTCGAGCGCGGCGTCGAGGGCGAAACCCAGTCCTGCGGCACGGGCGCGGTCGCGGTCGCGGTCGTCGCCGCCCGCGAGGGCCGCGTCCCCGAGAACGCAACCGTCAGCGTCTCCCCGCCCGGCGGCACGCTCACCATCGAACTGGACGGCGACACCGCCGTGCTCCACGGCCCCACGACCGTCGTCGGGGACGGCGAGGCCGACGCGACGCCCGCCCGACAGGTGGACACGTGA
- the lysA gene encoding diaminopimelate decarboxylase — protein MSVRRLADWSDTRLRRLADEYGTPLYVHDHDRVRENYRRLTGAFPDADVLYAVKANAGRHVLDTLREAGAGAECASAGELKRALDAGFAPEDVHYTPVNPPARDLDYAGDRLAGTDATVTVGSADTLDRLESRGFTGRVLVRVHPGVGAGHSAEVATGADAKFGVPRDRVHGVLADADDRGFDVRGLHAHTGSGLLTASDRDDHRTVVETLAELVAESPVALDRVDVGGGFGVPYRESEPPLDLDAVATATRDALAGLDVELAIEPGRYLVADAGVLLATVNTTKETDGDLLAGVDAGMTTLIRPALYDAYHAVRSLAPDAADRVPVPTSVVGPVCESADVLAEGRDIPRVERGDLLAVGNAGAYGVEMASTYNSRPRPAVVALAGDDERLVRRRETLADLTTHEA, from the coding sequence GTGAGCGTCCGCCGGCTCGCGGACTGGTCGGACACCCGGCTCCGCCGGCTCGCCGACGAGTACGGCACGCCGCTCTACGTCCACGACCACGACCGCGTCCGCGAGAACTACCGGCGGCTCACGGGGGCGTTCCCGGACGCGGACGTGCTGTACGCCGTGAAGGCGAACGCCGGCCGCCACGTCCTCGACACGCTCCGCGAGGCGGGGGCGGGCGCGGAGTGCGCGAGCGCCGGCGAACTGAAGCGCGCGCTCGACGCCGGCTTCGCCCCGGAGGACGTTCACTACACGCCCGTCAATCCGCCGGCGCGCGACCTCGACTACGCGGGCGATCGCCTCGCCGGTACGGACGCCACGGTCACCGTGGGCTCCGCGGACACGCTCGACCGCCTCGAATCGCGCGGCTTCACGGGCCGCGTGCTGGTGCGCGTCCACCCCGGCGTCGGCGCGGGCCACTCCGCCGAAGTCGCCACCGGCGCGGACGCCAAGTTCGGCGTCCCCCGCGACCGCGTGCACGGCGTCCTCGCGGACGCCGACGACCGCGGGTTCGACGTGCGCGGCCTCCACGCCCACACGGGAAGCGGCCTCCTGACCGCGAGCGACCGCGACGACCACCGCACCGTCGTCGAGACGCTCGCCGAACTCGTCGCCGAGAGCCCCGTCGCGCTCGACCGCGTGGACGTGGGCGGCGGGTTCGGCGTCCCCTACCGCGAGTCCGAACCCCCGCTCGACCTCGACGCCGTCGCGACCGCGACACGGGACGCCCTCGCCGGCCTCGACGTCGAGCTCGCCATCGAACCCGGCCGCTACCTCGTCGCGGACGCCGGCGTCCTCCTCGCCACCGTCAACACCACGAAGGAGACCGACGGCGACCTGCTCGCCGGCGTGGACGCCGGGATGACGACGCTGATTCGACCCGCGCTCTACGACGCCTACCACGCCGTCCGCAGCCTCGCGCCCGACGCCGCCGACCGCGTTCCTGTACCGACCTCCGTGGTCGGCCCCGTCTGCGAGAGCGCCGACGTGCTCGCCGAGGGCCGCGACATTCCGCGCGTCGAGCGCGGCGACCTGCTCGCCGTCGGGAACGCCGGCGCGTACGGCGTCGAGATGGCGAGCACGTACAACTCCCGACCCCGGCCCGCGGTCGTCGCGCTGGCCGGCGACGACGAACGCCTCGTCCGTCGGCGCGAGACCCTCGCCGACCTCACCACTCACGAAGCATGA
- a CDS encoding 2,3,4,5-tetrahydropyridine-2,6-dicarboxylate N-succinyltransferase has protein sequence MTLETEISDLWQRHQTDDASFGEAEETLDAFLDALEAGEVRAAEKTDGSWEANEWVKQGILLNFGLRATEAREYGGVTYHDVLPLRDTADLGDRGTRNTPDGTVIRRGAHVGANAIMMSPSFVNIGAYVGDGTLVDSSDTVGSCAQIGSDVKLGANTLIGGVLEPVESAPVVVEDGVSLGAGCRVTSGFVVGENSVVGENTLLSPRIPVYDLVEDEVLYGELPPERRAFARFVESSVSDNDLIPGAAYKPAVVATELENETLEASQREDELR, from the coding sequence ATGACACTCGAAACAGAGATTTCCGACCTGTGGCAGCGCCACCAGACCGACGACGCGTCCTTCGGTGAGGCCGAGGAGACGCTCGACGCCTTCCTCGACGCGCTCGAAGCCGGCGAGGTTCGGGCCGCCGAGAAGACCGATGGGTCGTGGGAGGCGAACGAGTGGGTGAAGCAGGGAATCCTCCTGAACTTCGGCCTGCGCGCGACCGAGGCCCGCGAGTACGGCGGCGTCACCTACCACGACGTGCTCCCGCTCCGCGACACCGCCGACCTCGGCGACCGCGGCACCCGGAACACCCCTGATGGTACCGTCATCCGCCGCGGCGCGCACGTCGGCGCGAACGCCATCATGATGTCGCCCTCGTTCGTGAACATCGGCGCGTACGTCGGCGACGGCACGCTCGTCGACTCCTCGGACACCGTCGGCTCCTGCGCGCAAATCGGGAGCGACGTGAAGCTCGGCGCGAACACGCTCATCGGCGGCGTCCTCGAACCCGTCGAGAGCGCGCCCGTCGTCGTCGAGGACGGCGTCAGCCTCGGCGCGGGCTGTCGCGTCACATCCGGGTTCGTCGTCGGCGAGAACTCCGTCGTCGGCGAGAACACCCTGCTCTCCCCCCGAATCCCGGTCTACGACCTCGTGGAGGACGAGGTGCTGTACGGCGAACTCCCGCCGGAGCGACGGGCGTTCGCGCGGTTCGTGGAGTCCTCGGTGAGCGACAACGACCTCATCCCGGGCGCGGCGTACAAGCCCGCCGTCGTCGCGACCGAACTGGAGAACGAGACGCTGGAGGCCAGCCAGCGGGAGGACGAACTCCGGTGA
- the dapB gene encoding 4-hydroxy-tetrahydrodipicolinate reductase — protein sequence MRVGVTGATGRMGREVLAAARDRQVEVAFAVSRTPDDADTDAPVVAPAEFADALAEHDPDAVVDFTVPDAAVEYVETAADAGVPIVTGTTGFSEADEAALRDAADAIPVVRGANFSRGVQALLSVARTAVAALPEYDVELTETHHNGKRDAPSGTAKRILDAVESEREDAGERVHGREGDAPRQPGEIGVHARRAGDITGEHELLLAGNDESLSLTHRAGDRGVFAAGALDAARFVQNAEPAYYRFSDIAADL from the coding sequence ATGAGAGTCGGCGTCACCGGCGCGACCGGCCGCATGGGCCGCGAAGTCCTCGCCGCCGCCCGCGACCGCCAGGTCGAGGTGGCGTTCGCCGTCTCCCGCACGCCCGACGACGCCGACACCGACGCGCCCGTCGTCGCGCCCGCGGAGTTCGCGGACGCGCTCGCCGAACACGACCCGGACGCCGTCGTGGACTTCACCGTCCCCGACGCGGCGGTCGAGTACGTCGAGACGGCGGCGGACGCGGGCGTTCCAATCGTCACCGGCACCACCGGATTCAGCGAGGCCGACGAGGCCGCGCTCCGGGACGCCGCCGACGCGATTCCGGTCGTGCGCGGCGCGAACTTCTCCCGGGGCGTGCAGGCGCTCCTCTCCGTCGCCCGCACGGCCGTCGCGGCGCTCCCCGAGTACGACGTGGAACTCACCGAAACCCACCACAACGGGAAGCGAGACGCCCCCAGCGGCACCGCGAAGCGCATCCTCGACGCCGTCGAGTCCGAGCGCGAGGACGCCGGCGAGCGCGTGCACGGCCGCGAGGGCGACGCGCCCCGACAGCCCGGCGAAATCGGCGTGCACGCCCGCCGCGCGGGCGACATCACGGGCGAACACGAACTCCTGCTCGCCGGCAACGACGAGTCGCTCTCGCTCACGCACCGCGCGGGCGACCGCGGCGTGTTCGCCGCCGGCGCGCTCGACGCCGCCCGCTTCGTACAGAACGCGGAACCAGCCTACTACCGATTCTCCGACATCGCAGCCGACCTATGA
- the dapA gene encoding 4-hydroxy-tetrahydrodipicolinate synthase: MTRTLTSGVFPAMVTPFDADGSIDHDQLAADARRLADAGVDGLVPVGSTGESATLTHDEHIDVIETVVDAVDVPVIAGAGSNATHEAVSLSRRAADAGADALLLISPYYNRPEPAGMEAHYRRIADEVDIPQIIYNVPGRTGRNIAVETAVSLAEHENIVGYKAASGDLGRIGEVAERTRDEAFDVLSGDDAMTLPTMAAGGTGVISVAANVEPERVVEMVERARDDEYAAARDVHHELGPLFRALFAETNPVPVKHALELRGHGTATFRDPLSPASEETIDRLESVLAEL, translated from the coding sequence ATGACACGAACCCTCACATCCGGCGTCTTCCCGGCGATGGTGACGCCCTTCGACGCGGACGGCAGTATCGACCACGACCAACTCGCGGCGGACGCCCGCCGACTCGCGGACGCGGGCGTCGACGGCCTCGTTCCCGTCGGCTCGACGGGCGAGTCCGCGACGCTCACGCACGACGAACACATCGACGTCATCGAGACCGTCGTCGACGCGGTGGATGTGCCCGTCATCGCGGGCGCGGGGAGTAACGCGACCCACGAAGCCGTCTCGCTCTCCCGGCGCGCGGCCGACGCGGGCGCGGACGCCCTCCTCCTCATCTCGCCGTACTACAACCGCCCCGAACCCGCGGGCATGGAGGCGCACTACCGACGCATCGCGGACGAAGTCGACATCCCCCAGATCATCTACAACGTCCCCGGGCGCACCGGGCGAAACATCGCCGTGGAGACCGCGGTGTCGCTCGCGGAACACGAGAACATCGTCGGGTACAAGGCCGCGAGCGGCGACCTCGGCCGCATCGGCGAAGTCGCCGAACGCACCCGAGACGAGGCGTTCGACGTGCTCTCCGGCGACGACGCCATGACGCTCCCGACGATGGCCGCCGGCGGCACTGGCGTCATCAGCGTCGCCGCGAACGTCGAACCCGAGCGCGTCGTCGAGATGGTCGAGCGCGCCCGCGACGACGAGTACGCGGCCGCCCGCGACGTGCACCACGAACTCGGCCCGCTCTTCCGCGCGCTGTTCGCGGAGACCAACCCTGTGCCCGTAAAGCACGCACTCGAACTCCGCGGCCACGGCACCGCGACCTTCCGCGACCCGCTCTCCCCCGCGAGCGAGGAGACCATCGACCGACTCGAATCCGTCCTCGCCGAGCTATGA
- a CDS encoding metallophosphoesterase family protein, whose translation MLVLGDAHANTPDRRTALLAAYRASDADVALQAGDIFYYRLPIPTYFIAGNNEDFDVIDALRHGRIESDRVKNARLLASDAADVQGLRVAGLSGNYAPSRYNYARRDLRDDRRRHFVREDVAAAKELEDVDVLLTHEAPHGTPVEEDYEVGCQYIDELLDALEPDLCLVGHHHQHTKSTYGSTRVVTLAPAWESYYDLDPDTLSLTRFETPDA comes from the coding sequence ATGCTCGTTCTCGGAGACGCACACGCGAACACACCCGACCGCCGGACGGCCCTCCTCGCCGCGTACCGCGCGAGCGACGCGGACGTGGCGCTCCAGGCCGGCGACATCTTCTACTACCGCCTCCCGATACCGACCTACTTCATCGCCGGAAACAACGAGGACTTCGACGTCATCGACGCGCTCCGCCACGGCCGCATCGAGAGCGACCGCGTGAAGAACGCCCGCCTGCTCGCGAGCGACGCCGCGGACGTGCAGGGACTCCGCGTCGCCGGGCTCTCGGGGAACTACGCGCCCTCCCGGTACAACTACGCGCGCCGCGACCTCCGCGACGACCGCCGCCGTCACTTCGTCCGCGAGGACGTGGCGGCCGCGAAGGAACTGGAGGACGTGGACGTCCTGTTGACGCACGAAGCCCCGCACGGCACGCCCGTCGAGGAGGACTACGAGGTCGGCTGTCAGTACATCGACGAACTGCTCGACGCGCTCGAACCCGACCTCTGCCTCGTCGGCCACCACCACCAGCACACGAAATCGACGTACGGTTCGACGCGGGTCGTCACGCTCGCGCCCGCCTGGGAGTCTTACTACGACCTCGACCCCGACACGCTCTCCCTCACTCGGTTCGAGACGCCGGACGCGTAG
- a CDS encoding LabA-like NYN domain-containing protein: MTDIHADQRVAVLADAQNLYHSAHSRYSRNVDYASLLSEAVQNRRLTRAIAYVIRADSPNEESFFEALVDIGFETKIKDIKTFGDGSKKADWDVGMSLDAVTLADHVDTVVLCTGDGDFSRLCSHLRHEGVRIEVMGFASSTADELKESADTFVDLGDREDTFLL, translated from the coding sequence ATGACGGACATCCACGCCGACCAGCGCGTCGCCGTGCTGGCGGACGCGCAGAACCTCTATCACTCCGCGCACAGCCGGTACTCGCGGAACGTCGACTACGCCAGCCTCCTCTCCGAAGCCGTGCAGAACCGCCGGCTCACGCGCGCCATCGCGTACGTCATCCGCGCCGACAGCCCGAACGAGGAGTCGTTCTTCGAGGCGCTCGTCGACATCGGGTTCGAGACGAAAATCAAGGACATCAAGACGTTCGGCGACGGGTCGAAGAAGGCCGACTGGGACGTGGGGATGAGCCTCGACGCCGTCACGCTCGCCGACCACGTGGACACCGTCGTGCTCTGCACGGGCGACGGCGACTTCTCTCGATTGTGCAGTCACCTCCGCCACGAGGGCGTCCGCATCGAAGTGATGGGGTTCGCGTCCAGCACGGCGGACGAACTCAAGGAGAGCGCGGACACCTTCGTCGACCTCGGCGACCGCGAGGACACATTCCTGCTCTAG
- a CDS encoding PUA domain-containing protein gives MDEFAVLRRMAVYQFGRGADDALFPDGEEFHVERSASGRPRQVVSDDGRLVSVGMDGRFTLGLAGGRRLYDAIDGYRVTVGDESEPFVRDGRNVFAKFVADADDAIRPEDEVVVEHERGEVIAVGRAELDAQGMLDFDSGMAVKVREGASDGD, from the coding sequence ATGGACGAGTTCGCGGTATTGCGGCGGATGGCGGTCTACCAGTTCGGTCGCGGAGCGGACGACGCGCTGTTCCCGGACGGCGAGGAGTTCCACGTGGAGCGCTCGGCGTCCGGACGGCCGCGCCAGGTCGTGAGCGACGACGGCCGCCTCGTCTCCGTCGGGATGGACGGCCGGTTCACGCTCGGCCTCGCGGGCGGCCGCCGGCTCTACGACGCCATCGACGGCTACCGCGTCACCGTCGGCGACGAGAGCGAGCCGTTCGTCCGCGACGGCCGGAACGTCTTCGCGAAGTTCGTCGCCGACGCGGACGACGCAATCCGGCCCGAGGACGAGGTCGTCGTCGAACACGAACGCGGCGAGGTCATCGCCGTCGGCCGCGCGGAACTCGACGCGCAGGGCATGCTGGACTTCGACTCCGGTATGGCCGTGAAAGTCAGAGAGGGCGCGAGCGACGGCGACTGA
- a CDS encoding nascent polypeptide-associated complex protein — MFGGGGGMNPRKMKQMMEQMGIDVDELDATEVVIRLEDGSELVFDDADVTRMDARGQETYQVIGEPEERESTAGEVEAGETDGESGGIPEDDVELVAARAGVSAEEAREALEATGGDLAAAIDRVE, encoded by the coding sequence ATGTTTGGAGGAGGCGGCGGGATGAATCCGCGTAAGATGAAGCAGATGATGGAACAGATGGGGATCGACGTGGACGAACTCGACGCCACGGAGGTCGTAATTCGGCTCGAAGACGGATCCGAGCTCGTGTTCGACGACGCGGACGTGACGCGGATGGACGCGCGCGGCCAGGAGACCTACCAGGTCATCGGCGAACCCGAGGAGCGCGAGAGCACCGCGGGCGAAGTCGAAGCCGGCGAAACGGACGGCGAGTCCGGCGGGATTCCCGAGGACGACGTGGAACTCGTCGCGGCGCGCGCGGGCGTGAGCGCCGAGGAAGCGCGCGAGGCGCTCGAAGCGACCGGCGGCGACCTCGCGGCCGCTATCGACCGCGTAGAGTGA
- a CDS encoding tRNA (adenine-N1)-methyltransferase, with amino-acid sequence MILVVRGDREFLCEPGEEVHTDLGVINLPEDVEPGDTVETHLGEEFRVRALRGPDLFDHLERTGAPMMPKDIGLVVGHTGAARGDRVLDAGTGTGVLAAYLGRLGATVTTFERKPEFAEVARENMELADVADTVDVRTGDLTDELDDLGEFDLVTLDTPNAPELVERIPDHLAGGGFLAVYSPFVENARESELAARDAGLVEVETRETIQRYMDFDDRGSRPSTGGVGHTGYLLFARKE; translated from the coding sequence GTGATACTGGTCGTTCGAGGCGACCGCGAGTTCCTCTGCGAACCCGGGGAGGAAGTCCACACGGACCTCGGCGTCATCAATCTCCCCGAGGACGTGGAACCCGGTGACACCGTCGAGACGCACCTCGGCGAGGAGTTCCGGGTGCGCGCCCTGCGCGGCCCCGACCTCTTCGACCACCTCGAACGCACGGGCGCGCCGATGATGCCGAAGGACATCGGCCTCGTCGTCGGCCACACGGGCGCGGCGCGCGGCGACCGCGTGCTCGACGCCGGCACGGGCACGGGCGTCTTGGCGGCCTACCTCGGCCGCCTCGGCGCGACCGTCACCACGTTCGAGCGGAAGCCGGAGTTCGCCGAGGTCGCCCGCGAGAACATGGAACTCGCGGACGTAGCCGACACCGTGGACGTTCGAACCGGCGACCTCACCGACGAACTCGACGACCTCGGCGAGTTCGACCTCGTCACCCTCGACACCCCGAACGCGCCCGAACTCGTCGAACGAATCCCCGACCACCTCGCCGGCGGCGGGTTCCTCGCCGTCTACTCGCCATTCGTCGAGAACGCCCGCGAGTCCGAACTCGCCGCCCGCGACGCCGGCCTCGTGGAAGTCGAAACCCGCGAGACCATCCAGCGCTACATGGACTTCGACGACCGCGGCAGCCGCCCAAGCACGGGCGGCGTCGGCCACACCGGCTACCTCCTGTTCGCCCGGAAAGAGTAG
- a CDS encoding acyl-CoA carboxylase subunit beta, with translation MKVRIGANATAEEAEAVAAALAEHYRDDVEVFVGESDAPAATRDGPDESEPEQEYEPTEREDDLWDEIEEILDGGPEKYKERLSEQGKLFVRDRLDLWFGEDGLKFEDGRFAEWDSDDQLPADGLITGAAEFEGRDLHFMANDFTVKAGSMAEKGVEKFLRMQQRALKTGKPVLYLMDSSGGRIDQQSGFFANREGIGKYYYNHSQLSGRVPQICVLYGPCIAGAAYTPVFADFTVMVEGMSAMAIASPRMVQMVTGEDIDMQELGGARMHAEESGSADLVATDEEHARELVAQLTSYLPNNSDEKPPQTDGTPPAKSPKGIDAVIPDAPNRAYDMHDVIERVVDSGSFFELKASYGKEILTGFGRVDGRPVGIVANQPDERAGAIFPDAAEKAAEFVWTCDAYNIPLLYLADTPGFMAGSGVEKDAILEKGKKMIYATSAATVPKQCVVVRKAYGAGIYAMSGPAYDPESTIALPSGEIAIMGPEAAINAVYANKLNDIDDPEERKRREQELREEYREDIDVHRMASDVVIDDIVPPSTLRDELTNRFDFYETVEKDIPDKKHGTII, from the coding sequence ATGAAGGTTCGCATCGGTGCAAACGCTACCGCCGAGGAGGCGGAGGCGGTGGCCGCCGCGCTCGCCGAACACTACCGGGACGACGTCGAGGTCTTCGTCGGGGAGAGCGACGCGCCCGCCGCGACCCGCGACGGGCCCGACGAGTCGGAACCAGAACAGGAGTACGAACCCACCGAGCGCGAGGACGACCTGTGGGACGAAATCGAGGAAATCCTCGACGGCGGCCCCGAGAAGTACAAAGAACGCCTCTCCGAGCAGGGGAAACTGTTCGTCCGCGACCGCCTCGACCTCTGGTTCGGTGAAGATGGACTGAAGTTCGAGGACGGCCGGTTCGCCGAGTGGGACTCCGACGACCAGCTCCCCGCGGACGGGCTCATCACGGGCGCGGCCGAGTTCGAGGGCCGCGACCTCCACTTCATGGCGAACGACTTCACCGTGAAGGCGGGGTCGATGGCGGAGAAGGGCGTGGAGAAGTTCCTCCGGATGCAGCAGCGCGCGCTCAAGACCGGGAAGCCCGTGCTCTACCTGATGGACTCCTCCGGTGGGCGCATCGACCAGCAGTCCGGGTTCTTCGCGAACCGCGAGGGCATCGGGAAGTACTACTACAACCACTCCCAGCTGTCGGGCCGCGTCCCCCAGATATGCGTGCTGTACGGGCCGTGTATCGCCGGTGCGGCCTACACGCCCGTGTTCGCGGACTTCACCGTGATGGTCGAAGGGATGAGCGCGATGGCCATCGCCAGCCCGCGGATGGTGCAGATGGTGACCGGCGAAGACATCGACATGCAGGAACTCGGCGGCGCGCGCATGCACGCCGAGGAGTCCGGGAGCGCCGACCTCGTCGCCACCGACGAGGAGCACGCCCGCGAACTCGTCGCGCAACTCACGAGCTACCTCCCGAACAACAGCGACGAGAAACCCCCGCAGACGGACGGCACACCGCCCGCGAAGTCCCCGAAGGGCATCGACGCGGTCATCCCCGACGCCCCGAACCGCGCCTACGACATGCACGACGTCATCGAGCGCGTCGTCGATTCGGGGAGCTTCTTCGAACTCAAGGCGTCCTACGGGAAGGAAATCCTCACCGGATTCGGGCGCGTTGACGGCCGTCCCGTCGGCATCGTCGCGAACCAGCCCGACGAGCGCGCGGGCGCGATCTTCCCGGACGCCGCCGAGAAGGCCGCCGAGTTCGTCTGGACCTGTGACGCCTACAACATCCCCCTCCTCTACCTCGCCGACACTCCCGGGTTCATGGCCGGCTCCGGCGTCGAGAAGGACGCCATCCTGGAGAAGGGCAAGAAGATGATTTACGCCACCTCCGCCGCCACCGTCCCCAAGCAGTGCGTCGTCGTCCGGAAGGCCTACGGCGCGGGCATCTACGCCATGAGCGGCCCCGCCTACGACCCCGAATCCACCATCGCCCTCCCCTCCGGCGAAATCGCCATCATGGGCCCCGAAGCCGCCATCAACGCCGTCTACGCCAACAAACTCAACGACATCGACGACCCCGAAGAACGCAAACGGCGCGAACAGGAACTCCGCGAGGAGTACAGAGAAGACATCGATGTCCACCGCATGGCGAGCGACGTGGTCATCGACGACATCGTCCCACCGAGCACGCTCCGCGACGAACTCACCAACCGCTTCGACTTCTACGAAACCGTCGAGAAGGACATCCCCGATAAGAAACACGGCACCATCATCTAG
- a CDS encoding GAF domain-containing protein, which produces MDADRPDRYARLAAALHDAAGHTPRPYPVPVAESERLRALARYDFSRPTLSAHLDALATAVRESLDADVGFVGVLDADTERFLSVAGADFADIPRADAVCAHGLLADAPVCIPDLSRDVRFPNNPLDGFDPAAYAGAPLTTSDGHRLGMVCVLDADTREFDADDERALSWFADQVVSHVERRGA; this is translated from the coding sequence GTGGACGCCGACCGCCCCGACCGGTACGCGCGCCTCGCGGCCGCGCTCCACGACGCCGCCGGTCACACACCCCGTCCGTACCCGGTTCCCGTCGCCGAGTCCGAGCGCCTCCGCGCGCTCGCCCGCTACGACTTCTCCCGGCCAACGCTCTCCGCGCACCTCGACGCGCTCGCCACCGCCGTCCGCGAATCGCTCGACGCCGACGTGGGGTTCGTCGGCGTGCTCGACGCCGACACCGAGCGCTTCCTCAGCGTCGCCGGCGCGGACTTCGCCGACATCCCGCGCGCCGACGCGGTCTGCGCGCACGGCCTGCTCGCCGACGCTCCCGTCTGCATCCCCGACCTCTCCCGGGACGTTCGCTTCCCCAACAACCCCCTCGACGGGTTCGACCCCGCGGCGTACGCCGGCGCGCCCCTCACCACCTCTGACGGCCACCGGCTCGGGATGGTGTGCGTGCTGGACGCCGACACCCGCGAGTTCGACGCGGACGACGAACGCGCGCTCTCCTGGTTCGCCGACCAAGTCGTCTCGCACGTCGAACGCCGGGGCGCGTAA